The proteins below come from a single Stigmatopora argus isolate UIUO_Sarg chromosome 11, RoL_Sarg_1.0, whole genome shotgun sequence genomic window:
- the dntt gene encoding DNA nucleotidylexotransferase — translation MSNSAIVPWVRKRSKPTCASVPAHVVKFKEVRLYLVERKMGCSRRSFLTQLARTKGFIVDDILSDDITHVVSEDSGSSSLWAWLKGCALENLSKMQVLHISWFTDSMREGKPATIETRHLIQDTSPALQEESASVPVSVISQYACQRQTSTDNKNKILTDAFEILAENYEFNELQSSCLAFRRAVSVLKSLPWTLQCIGATQGLPCLREHTKAVIEEILQCGRSFEVEKILSSERYQTLKLFTSVFGVGLKTAEKWYRRGLRSFSEILVEPSIELNRMQKSGFLHYGDISRVVTKAEALALGNIIDEAVHLVTSDAVITLTGGFRRGKEVGHDVDFIVTTPEVGKEECVLRHLIDSFKKQGILLYSDYRPSTFHVSKLQCQRFEAMDYFAKCFLILRLEATRVDGGLSCAEGDNRGWRAIRVDLVSPPMDRYAFALLGWTGSTQFDRDMRRFARIERRMILDNHTLYDKRKEEFLTARSEEDIFAHLGLEYLEPWQRNA, via the exons ATGTCCAATTCTGCCATTGTGCCATGGGTTAGGAAGCGGTCAAAACCAACATGCGCCAGTGTACCCGCTCATGTGGTGAAATTTAAGGAGGTGAGACTGTACTTAGTAGAGAGGAAAATGGGCTGCAGCAGGAGAAGCTTTCTGACTCAACTGGCCAGGACAAAAGGCTTTATTGTGGATGACATCCTCAG TGATGATATCACTCATGTGGTCTCTGAAGACAGTGGGTCATCATCTCTTTGGGCGTGGCTAAAGGGTTGTGCCTTGGAGAATCTTTCCAAGATGCAAGTGCTGCACATCAGCTGGTTCACTGACAGCATGAGAGAGGGAAAGCCTGCTACTATTGAGACAAGACACCTTATTCAG GACACATCACCTGCATTGCAAGAAGAGTCAGCATCTGTCCCTGTGTCTGTGATTTCACAGTATGCCTGCCAGAGACAGACAAGTACAGATAACAAAAACAAGATTTTGACA GATGCTTTTGAAATACTGGCAGAGAACTACGAATTCAATGAGCTGCAGAGTTCATGCCTTGCCTTTAGGAGAGCTGTGTCCGTCTTGAAAAGTCTACCGTGGACTCTGCAGTGTATAGGGGCCACTCAGGGCTTGCCCTGCCTCAGGGAGCACACCAAGGCAGTTATAGAG GAAATCCTGCAATGTGGCCGTTCATTTGAAGTTGAAAAAATACTCTCAAGTGAGCGGTATCAAACCTTAAAG CTGTTCACAAGTGTATTTGGGGTTGGACTGAAGACAGCAGAGAAATGGTACCGCAGGGGGCTACGCTCATTTAGTGAGATTCTGGTAGAGCCCAGCATTGAGCTCAACCGGATGCAGAAAAGTG GTTTTCTGCATTATGGAGACATCTCAAGGGTTGTCACTAAAGCAGAGGCTCTAGCCCTGGGGAACATTATTGACGAAGCTGTCCATTTGGTCACATCGGACGCCGTAATTACACTGACAGGTGGCTTCCGCAG gggGAAGGAGGTTGGTCATGATGTGGACTTTATTGTCACAACACCTGAGGTGGGAAAAGAGGAATGTGTGCTACGTCACCTCATCGATAGCTTCAAAAAACAA GGAATTCTTCTCTACAGTGATTACAGGCCATCTACTTTCCACGTGTCTAAGCTGCAATGCCAGAGATTTGAGGCAATGGactattttgcaaaatgtttccTGATCCTGCGCTTGGAGGCTACCCGAGTGGATGGAGGTCTCAGCTGTGCTGAGGGGGACAACAGGGGCTGGAGGGCAATACGTGTGGACTTGGTATCACCCCCGATGGATCGTTACGCATTTGCTCTCCTGGGATGGACCGGATCCACG CAGTTTGACAGAGATATGAGGAGGTTCGCTCGGATAGAGAGAAGGATGATTTTGGACAATCATACTCTTTACGACAAAAGAAAG
- the blnk gene encoding B-cell linker protein, which translates to MEIISKITASATAKIRQLQKITQDIQKNDSSYLIKLKRLKTKPVPDVPMRDYKEQVWGAEPEYDNDVYENPMQGNDVNYEPPPSHSVMTRISSSSFPIEAYVDSCNNWPNKGYRKAVKRCKEPQRFPQQPSHMDNTDEDYINPDDSNEDDNYIEPAENPPSGKMYFKLTRKRERLVIERSYEFIFVVLSHGTDPPESSLFYPPKPIPRSLPKPPLRQVQVAKQRDFECRTLPIIQKDCRPHSPKFTTLDMQHPMIPPPSLSFLKQTESHSGENGTINQSKDADIYKESWFSGECDRNTAYQLLFHAKEDGAFMVRKSSGQDTNHPYTLVVYYKDKVYNIPIRFIHTRQQFALGSEKKTEVYFHSISQIIEKHQKKPLVLIDSKSNSKDAVMLRPLKETTTSGHHHTPDAFLPSL; encoded by the exons ATGGAAATTATCAGTAAAATCACTGCTTCTGCCACAGCAAAGATTCG acaGCTACAAAAGATCACTCAGGACATCCAGAAAAATGACAGCAGCTACTTAATTAAACTAAAAAG ACTGAAAACCAAACCAGTTCCAGACGTACCTATGAGGGACTACAAAG AGCAAGTTTGGGGTGCAGAACCAGAATAT GATAATGATGTATATGAAAATCCAATGCAAGGGAACGATGTGAACTATGAGCCGCCTCCCAGCCACAGCGTCATGACCAGAATATCTTCTTCATCCTTCCCTATAGAGGCCTATGTTG ACAGTTGCAATAACTGGCCAAACAAGGGATACAGAAAGGCCGTCAAACGATGCAAAGAACCACAGCGATTCCCCCAACAGCCCAGTCATATGGACAATACTGAT GAAGACTATATCAATCCAGATGATAGTAATGAGGATGACAACTATATTGAACCTGCTGAGAATCCCCCTTCTGGTAAGATGTACTTCAAATTAACAAGAAAAAGGGA AAGACTTGTGATTGAGAGATcatatgaatttatttttgtagttttgtctCATGGCACTGATCCACCAGAATCATCTCTATTTTACCCACCCAAACCTATTCCCAGAAG tttgccCAAACCTCCTTTAAGGCAG GTACAAGTTGCAAAGCAGAGAGATTTTGagt GCCGAACGCTGCCAATAATTCAAAAAGATTGCAGACCACATTCTCCAAAGTTCACTACTCTGGACATGCAGCACCCAAT GATACCTCCTCCAAGTCTTTCTTTCCTCA AACAAACTGAAAGTCACTCTGGTGAAAATGGGACTATCAACCAAAGCAAG GATGCAGACATCTATAAAGAGTCATGGTTTTCTGGCGAATGTGACCGCAATACTGCTTACCAGCTGTTGTTTCACGCAAAAGAA GACGGGGCCTTCATGGTGAGGAAGAGTTCTGGACAGGACACAAATCATCCCTACACGTTAGTGGTGTACTACAAGGACAAGGTGTACAACATCCCAATCCGGTTTATACACACAAGACAGCAGTTTGCCCTGGGGAGTGAGAAGAAAACAGAAGTG tATTTCCACAGCATCTCTCAGATCATCGAAAAACATCAGAAGAAACCACTAGTACTGATAGACAGCAAAAGTAACAGCAAGGATGCTGTCATGCTGCGCCCTCTGAAAGAAACAACCACATCTGGACATCACCACACTCCTGATGCATTCTTGCCTAGTTTATAA